Below is a window of Malus domestica chromosome 13, GDT2T_hap1 DNA.
ACATCATCTTACATCATACTTTATGTCCTATTAGTAACGATGTCGAGACATAAATCCTTACGTATAatcaaaattatattttacatatacaaGTTTACAGGTTAGAAAATGAATGTCGTAAATTCACGAGAATATATTATGATGATACATAAGAATCTCACCACTTTCTCATATTTGAATTGAAGATTATTATGGTGCAGTCTGGTCCATGGTGTAAGGTAGGAAAACAATCTTTAGAAGGTTACCTGCCAAAGATTATACGATGGTACATAAGAATCTCACCACTTTCTCATATTCAATGCCATGAGTTGGAAACTTGCACGGTTGCATCAAAATAAAGGCTGGTTtgatattgctgtgctttgaaaaaaaaaaaactgtttctgctgtgttgtgagaataagttcatttttgttgctttacattttcaattttttttttaccaaaaactgtaaaaataagttatttttaattgtaaggaaccatttttttttcctgtacACAGAGTCCCACGTGCATGCAGGcaaaattttcttctttttgagaATTGCACCAAGACAGATATTTGAACCTTTTCTTTTGAAACTAAATGAATACATACACAGCCTAGAAACCTAAGATCTTATCAAACCTAAGATCAATCATTTTGATGGTAGGGTTTCAATCTCAAATAATAGAGCATTCAtttattcacattcacaataAAAGTTTGATGTTCATCTTCAGTttttcaattaaataaaaataataatatcatATGTCATATTCACATTCACAATAAGAGTTTGATTCTTtatctcaatttttttctatatcGAAAATAAACTAAATATAGACCATAGGTCCTGAGattaattttttcttccttttctttcattGATAACCTAATTAAGTACAACATTTTCCCATATATAAGTACAAAGTCTATGACTTTCGCTATGAGTAAGAAAAACTTTGGGAAAACCGAATGCatgaagaacaaaaaagaaagaaaaaggctgCTTCGCTTCACAATGCAGTAAGAATTTGtactttcctcttctttttctctatGACTTCTCATTCCAGCGGTTGATCTATGAAGCATTCATCATTGGTAGAAATTCTGAAGAGGTTAAGACGGTTTTCGCCGAGGCGTAGAGAGTGCGTGGTTTTCTTGTACTCAGCCCAAGTGAAGGGTTTGTAGAGCCGAGGCTTCTCCGGTGTGACCATTTCTGGAAGAGCACTCAAACATGCGTTCAGGGAGGAAGCAGCAAAATACGCCATTGACATTCTAGACTTTGATGGATTGGTTAAGGCTCTATGTCTAACGCTCACAAATCTTCCATTTGTCATGGCCTTCAAAATTAAGGGTAACATTAGTGAAAAAAACAATTCAACTAAACAAAAGCAACAGTATTTTACTATTATTGAAGATGTTGTCTATGAGCATGGGACTACATTATGAATTTATGCAAGTTCGTAAGTCTCACTTCTATTATCGATATGATTCATGACTTGATATTAAATTGATTGCCAAACTTTTTTAATGACATTTAAGAAAGTTGTACTTGGAAAAGCATAAAGTCACTTCAACCAGACAAGCTAGTACACTCAATTCTATATCTtcatatttgaaaacaaaaaaaaaacaaaaaaaaaacaaaaaaaaaaactttcaattATGTATGAGAAGTTGTTTTCATTTCCAACCAAAAAGGAATGTCCCTTATCATGAGACGTGACTACCTAACGAGCACCTTTCTTAGGTTGAATTGGGTTCTTTAAGAAGTATGCAAACCctggtttaaattttttaacaaGTATGAATACTCTTTCCTATTTTTTAATACTCAGTGGGACAATTTTTATTGTTATGACTTGGGGTAAGTTAAGGTTTATCATGCTTCTTCCCCTCTTTTGTTCTAACTTCTACGAATAAATACATTAGTTGTTTCAGCGACAAGTGTTAAACGTATGCATGTGATGTCAATCATTGATAAGTTGTAGGATTCACCTTCAACATTGACTGACAGCTACCCATGCACAACTATCAATCATTGATAAATTGTGAGATTATCATCAGTCAGCACGCTTTAACCCACAACTCATATTCAAAGGAAGGACTATGACAACCTGAACAAAGGAAACCATCCCAAAGGGAACATAAAGGGGATTAGGTCTAGGTGTATAATTACTTATGATATTCATATTCCTTGGACACAATTAAATTAACTTGATAGGAAAAATGACCTAGTTTTTGTGAGGTTGTCTTAAACACACCATAAATGGCATGCTTCCATTTAACCAAAGCACTTTTCAGTTCCAATCTGCTTTCAAATATGGGCAGTCATCAATTACCCAATGGGGCGAATCCCCCAGACTAAGAACACACACTGGTTGGTTATAGACTGAAATTCTGGGCCCCCACTTACCATAAAATGCAAAGGCTACATGCAGTCAAAAAATTGCAGCGATTACTCAAAATCAGTTCTCAGTCAGTCTCAATCAATTCAAAGTCTTCTTTTTAAGATTGTTATGAttaccatgacatgtgaatatCTAGAAagagaaacaagagagagagggtgagagaaAATCGACCAACCTGCAACACGTCACCCACATTAACCCAATAGGCCGTGGGGTCAGAGGGGACGGAGACCCACACCCCATCTTGTGGAGAGATTTGGAGGCCGCCCACGTCGTTGGACCTCAGGAGGGTGAGGAGCTGAGGGTCGGAATGCTCCCCAAACCCTACCTTGCTGATGTTACTGATGGAGGATGGTGACGTATCATTATCCTTGCAGATGTCCTTCTTGTTGTGCAGATGCGGGTAGTGATTGAGCCTGAAGACCGAGTCACTGTCGACGTCCCTGATCAGCCTACTGAAGACTGATGTGTCAGGGACCCACAATCCCTCACCAATCAGATCCAAGAGCTCACATGCCAAATCCCTAACTGCTGCAATGTATCCACTCACTGCCGAGCTGTTCAGACAATACCACTCAATTCATCAGGATATTCAGAACCCACAGTCTAGCTTGCAGTTCTTTCACTTTCTTTCACTTTCTGCATGAAACCGATGGATCCTAAAACGAATTCATGGCTACCATAACGTTTTAGATCACTTATAGAAGATGCTGTACAAGAGTTTCTCTACATGGCTTGGTACTAAGTATTAAGAACTCGAGAGATTAGTAGTGTGAACTTGTTTCATGAAAATTTAtctcttatttattttaataagcAGTTTGTCTTCTTGCTCTGACTCCATTTTTTCAGTACCATTGTCTTGCTAGTTTTTATGTACAACAAAGTCTAAAAAGTGGTCACTTTCTAACTCCATGCTGAGATGTACAACCGACCGAGGATAACTAAAAATCTCTTAAAGATTAGATATAAACTATACACAATAATCTAAACTTCTGATTAAcaaaattctttttattaataaaaatatgacaacataaaatcatatttgtttttattattttatgatatgatttgacGCTCTTGATGTGACACTGCCTCTGACTCGTCATTCTGATTCCCCAATTTTCATCACAATAATGGTACAACAATTTTGTACTCGATCTTTCTCCTTTCTGATTTCCTTCAAATAATGGAATACATGCTAGCTCTGTAATTTGTGTACAATCTGTACTATTGAcagagaggaggaagaggagtgtCTGATTCAGTGAGTGTGTCACTGACAGCTAGGAGTCGAGAAGAGGTAGTCATCTCCCTTTGTTTCCTTGTAACTTTTCAGTGCTTGTCTAGATTTTAACAAGTCACGTGAATAACCAAATGGGTTTCCTCTATTTCTTACTTTTCAATTTGGAAAATTTTATCTGAAttcatctaatttttttttacatctaACTTAAATTCTAAATGTGAATTGTCTATTTTAATATATTGCATAATTATCatcaagtacaagatgaaattaagaataaaaataaaatttatcaataaactcatACTCCATAATCAAGTTCTACAATCACACAATCTTTATCCTACGTTCATTCTGACTAAATTTCTAAGAACTGCCATAAAACCCTACGATCACCTAATAATCAAATCAGGTTGCTTTTCATATCCTCTCTAGCTTCATGTTAACTTGATTAACAACAGCAATAATTACAAGCAATATCACCACAAGAAACAAAAGAGTCAGAAAGCTTTCAACACATCGAAATGTTTTCCATGTCATTATGAGTGCATGTTTAAAGTGTGAGTCCTCTTCTCGTTATTTGTTCAGTTCTGCTTCCAATTCAACTATTTATGCATGTAAAAGCAGCATATATCACTCAAATGAAAATTATTGCCATGATCCTTCAATAAAACGTGATGAGAAGTTCTACTGAAATATATTTTCACTAAGGTGTCCACATAATTTTACATGATTCAAATTCCAAAGTACTAGTTCAACTGCTTGCCTAGCAGCTACTGAACTGTTTAATCTTGAATTACAAATTCCTCACTCAGTTGAATCACATTCAGGCTAGCTACTTGGACTACTCTATTAAGAGCTTGACGAAGATCATTTCCTAACAACCTTGCACTCCAAACTGATGTTGCAAAAgtttaaaaaacaaattgatgATGCTAATCAATTCATCTATAACAATTGGTTGCCATGACAAAAATCTTAATTCTTCATTCACTAAtttgggattttattttctaaataggTGTAAAGATGAATTTTTATATATTGAATTGAGTTTGTGAGTGTAGTTTAGATAGTAAATTTGGATTTAAAGAAAGAttgattatttaattaaaaataatatggatgtAAAACATGAGTTTGATGTAGAAAAAAGTtgtatgggttcaaataaaatttctttttgtttccttgTAACTTTTCAGTGTTTGTTTAGATTTTAACAAGTCACGTGAATAACCAAATGGGTTTCCCCTATctcttacttttcaattttaatttaattttgattttccatatataaaaaatgaagaaatttgtcattaacattttcaaagggaattgttattggcactccaaatttttcattttacacttcaaattttctatatttagaaagtaaaatacacttatgaggagggtagaatgagatttttggagtgccaataatacTTCTCTTTTCAAATAGTTATTCCAAATTCCAACTTATTTGCACTTCTATTTAGTGAAgaattattattttgaaatgtCAATAATAATTCttagaaataattttttacGGAGAAATAAAGGTTTGTGTTCGAAGAAATATTTGAAATGAATTCGAATCATAAGAGAAATTggataaataagaaataaagagaaactaaaatcatcaagtttgtttgaatttgaatcaacTTTGCAGCTGATCAACTTATCTTCCTTTAAATGAGTTTGTTTGTTCtgatagagaaaaaaaaaaaaagattaaacagTAGACTTAAAAACCAAGTTTTGAAATCCTAAACCCTGAATTCTGAAAAAGAAACTTGAAGTActtcttataaaaagaaaaacacacttTCAAATGAGCCCatcattttctttaaaagtaCATGGCTAACTAATGAACAGTTTGTACCTAGACCTACAAAAAATTGTTACCCCTTCCCCCGACCGTCCTTCATTAAATAAATTTTAGCTAAATTTTACGAGTCATGTACCACCTTTCTAAAGAAAAAGTAGCTATAAAGAATTGAAACCCAATAATAACTACCGGATAGCgatcagatatatatatatatatgaaattgttattaacatttcaaaaatctcatcctatacttcaaattttctatactataaaaaaaaaaatacacttgtgagaggAATGTAGAATAAGAGTACCTGAATTTTGTATGCTCATTTAAGATGGTTTTGGATCTTTGAGCAATAGAAATTGGGTTTGTGTTGAAAATAAGGTACTCAATCTCTCCCGTATCACCATTGAGGCCTATGTTCTTGCAGCCATAGCCAAAGGGATCGGAAGGCCCTGCCCTTTGCTTCTCGGACACTGGTTGGGCAAAGAAGCTGAGGCTTTGCTCCTCCACTTTGGATATAATGTCTTTTGGGACGCCATGGTTGATGACCTTGAAGAAACCATAGTCCTCACAAGCTTTGACAATGAGCTTCCTCACTTGTGACCTCTCGGCTGAGAGGTCTATGATGGGAAGATCAACGGCCTGGATCTTTTCGTTGCGAGTTGGGTTTGGAGATGCCACCACCATGGCTGGTAATCTAAGAGATGTGGTGCAGAAAACTAAGAAGAGATGGTGAATAACTAAGAATATCTGTAGGGTTttttgtgggggggggggggggggggagagaggaaaagaaagaagagggagTTTTTTGTGTAGAGGAAGTGATAGTAATCTAAGAGATGTGGTGCAGAAAACTAAGAAGAGATGGTGAATAACTAAGAATATCTGTAGGGTTTTTTGTGGGGGGGGGGAagagaggaaaagaaagaagagggagTTTTTTGTGTAGACGAAGTGATATGTATTGGGGTAtttatgagagaaagagagagagagagaggatctaTGCAAGCGGTTGGGATTAAACAAAGGGGTTACTGGGGAATCAGGAATCGTAGACTTTTGGGTGAAGTACAACTAGCAAATTTCTGTCATACAAGAAGGTTGACTTAATTGTGCACACTTccttgactaggtttctttcgTTTTCTTATTTAATTCATTAGTTTATGCATAATATTTGCATTCCATCGTTAATTGGAATGAATTCATTCTCACATTtgcaaataatatttttctatcgTAGAAATTTTATTTCGAATTTGAGATCAATAAGTCATCTAAATGAATAAAAAGAATCAACAGTATAAGTATCAAGTAACTATTAATAATGAACCattgatttatttgatacattagAATGACTATATAGTCTcatatttgaatgatttttcgTAACGACAATCTTTAAATAAAGATTAAGAAGTTGAACATTTCCGATTATAAAATATCTATGATGAAATTACGTTATTTGCAAGTGAATGATCTCATACCCCTAAAGGAAaaaatgcaagtattatccttaCTTATTGGGTTTAGCAGTTATTCATCTTTAGTTCACAAGTCTTAAACATGACTCGCAATAAACACGAGAATGTATAGCATACACCGTAATAACAAAAGCAAGATcatatctttctttcttttttttttctttttttttttggtttaatcAGAGAGTCTAAAAAATCTAATAATATAATTGTATGAATTTTGATATGAACGTATTGGTGTGAAATTTTGTGTGTATTGATAGTTTTGGTTTAATAATTCTAAAATGTGACAATTCTATGTCTCTACACATATTTTCCTgtcctttcttctttttgtggATGATTTTATTTCTTACTTAAATTGCATGAATTCTGGGTGTGAAATCTATATTATATGgtcaaatattttattaatattcacATTTGGGGGATCGGTCGTGTCAGAGACGTGCtcataacaaaaagaaaaatgcaaCTTGCAAGTAAGCCCTTTGACCCATCTCCCTTCCATGTGTGTTCGTGCTCTTTTCGATTTTGTATACATATTCCTTTTTGTATACTTTGATTTTGATCTTACAACCATCTACGACTTTTAGCAATGTCTTTAACtagaaatacaaaataaagaaaactaaaaaacaaCACCTTTAAATATTGCTGACTATTTATCGATGCATTGACAGATAATATCAACGAAAAAACTTTCATACAATGATATTATGTTCACATTCTCGTTATTTTACTAGTTGTATGACGTATTCCATATCATATAGTATGTGATAGAGATAATGAATATATGTCTCCCGTGTAGGTAACTTATTCTGGAGATCGTGGGTTTGATGAGTTGGGTTTGTACGAGCATGACTTTCCACGTATTGTGATCATCAAACTCAACATTTTGTTGGGCAACAAGTAACAACTCTTATCCCAAAGGTACCAACTTCAGTTACTATACAGATCCTACGTCCAATCGTATCTCACATGATAAAGACAATACTAGATGGATCATGGATGGTGTTGGTCCGTATTTGTGGTTCAGCCATCTTTAATTGCCCATGACAATATGGCATGATCTagttttttctgggtttttgattTGGGTTCAAGGAATTTCGTGATTCATCATTCTTCAAGTGTTGGTCATTACTGTGAAAGCCATACTTACGTGGTCAGTGGTTGATTAGGAATTTAATTATGATTACAATCAACAAATTCGGATGAGTTTTCGACTAATCAAGTTATAATCTGTTTGTGGTTTTACATTTGGAAAATGTTATAGATAAGCTACATTATCGTATCACATCTCTAATATAAGTGAGACTTACTGGTAAAAAACTAAAGATGAACTCAACCTCTTTATCTGAAAAAACACAGTGCGGTACAAGAATACGGCACGCGATATAACCAATGCACATTCTTAAACATGAGTAAAAGTTTATGTTGAATGATATAAATTTTGACCAACAAAAAATGATTTAGTGATGGGTGACATCATTTGATGCATTGGGTTGTTAGACTTGGTTAAGTAGTTTGTTATTAGTTAAATAGTCTCtaataacttcttttttttattaataaattcaCCTCATAGCCACTTTCCATGATAGCAATGCTAAAATAAGATTAACTTTGCGgtttaacaaacaaaaaaaaaaagttgtatcTAAGTCACTCTGCTATTGTATAAGTAGCTTGTGTTGCCAATTGATCCTTCATGTGAAGATATTACAGTATCGTACCataatttctttctttcaatCAAAGAGATGGTACACAAATTAATTGGTAGAATAACACGGTTTACCCTACATTTCTCATCACatattaatccaaaattaattaGATTATGTACCAATGCAGTCCAAACAATGATCGTATTAGATTAGTTTTGTATTTTAGAGAGCGAGTGTGAAGCTCGGTATCAAGTGGTCACAAATATGGCATTcttatttaccaaaaaaataaggTCTTATTACATAAGTGGTAGATAAAgttcattatttttattaagaatGAATCTTTTGATTTGTTAAAGTTGATAGTACGTAGCTTCTGTAGTTagagagaaattttttagtaCACAACTTGATATACCAAATAtcataatatacatatatatttttttaaatatataaccACTTGTATCCTTCTGGTTGAGATTTTTCAACAAGCCGTGTTCCTGGGTGAGTACGATCAGCAAGATGGGAGGTCGTTATCCATCTGTTGATATTAAATTGTTAACATGAAGCATTAAACGCTTCCTAATTTGTACATTACTTTATATAACTTCATGTGGCCACGCCAATATACACATTACAAGGTTATGATGTTTACTATTAACAAATAGAAGGTCACTatacactaaaaaaaaaaaaaaggtcgtctTCACGCTACTGTTCATGGTCATATTGGTTGTTGAGTCGCTTTGAAAGTTTCATTCAATCAACTGATATCAGTGGTCTCAGAATAACTAAGTCATTTAGTCTTAGCATTCTCTCATTGTCGAGTCACATCACGAGCAATATGTAGTTGTACAAATTTATGGGTGGAGCTAAAACTTCAAGTTCGGGGGCCAAACATAAGatataaagcttaatatatattagttaaaatctgtAGACATCTGTTTTTTACACATATTTTAACGCATATGTTGTAGGGTTAACTTCGTAAAATATTTCAATGATTTAAATCATCTTTATTTTTGTACATCCTcatatttgaaacaaaaaaaaaaaaaaaaaagagaggaggaTTTATCCAAAAGCACTAAGACATTCattttgtagtgaagaaaatgaaCGAATATGGTCCTACAAAAAAACACCAAATTTAATCCAATTGTAATATAGTTTCgaattttggtgattttttgtTGACATGATCTTTAAGCTaagttataaaaataaattgttaaatcgttgaaatacattacagaATAAAACCCACAAAAACGTATGTCAAAAGTGTGTCCTCagatcctatatatatatattagttacAAGAGTATTAAGTGTAGAAGAGGAGTGGTTATCTCTCTTTATTATTCCACCGTAAAGGTTCCTTTTTTTGGGCCAATTAACATGAACTTCATTGATAGAAGAAGATATTACAAATGTTAAacgaaataaatataaaaataagctGCAATTAGACCGAAAAGACAAATTTAAATAAAGCACGTGATAACCAAATTAGACCAATCCGTTGATAAAAATTGTTACCATCACAATCACCGTGCAACTCGCCATTCCAATGCTTAGGTCGGCGGATTCACCTTCAGCACCAACAAAAACCAAAGGCCCAAAGCAAAAACACAAATACAAAACAGCCCCAAAGCTAACAATCTTCACATTTGTGCTTAtacattatatacatatataaattagGATAACAAGGGATAAAAAGAAATGGAGAGCCAGGGCTGTCGTGGTTTATGTTTAACTCTGCCATTGCGTACAATATCTATTTGATTTACGAGTCACTTCTTAAGATTATCagtgatatttttttaataattaggtGATTCAACCTTTAGTCCTAGCAGTGTTAATCTGCATTAACTTATCAAATTGGAAACCCTACTCAATGTCTCAATCCGACTGTCCAATTCaagttattattttcttttgtgtttgatttgacGCTCATTGAATGTGATttcataattttataatttttttatacatgCATATTGTCGATATGACGTCCATTATTAtacttaaatattttaaattttattatatataataaaataatatgtaCACATAAAGATAGATAcaacaaatattaattttatggcCTAAGCCTCAAAAGCCTTCTCCATATACGATTTGCGTTCTTCTTTTGTTTGCTAGACTCTTCGATTTGCAGCCGTTCTAAGCAATAAATTGATGTTTTGCACTGGCCATTAATAAGATATCGTCAGACAAAGATGCGACTATTCAATTATTTTGTAGAGATGTATTAACAGAACTATATACAAGGGAacatggatcctctccggatccatt
It encodes the following:
- the LOC103403504 gene encoding gibberellin 2-beta-dioxygenase 2-like isoform X2, with amino-acid sequence MVVASPNPTRNEKIQAVDLPIIDLSAERSQVRKLIVKACEDYGFFKVINHGVPKDIISKVEEQSLSFFAQPVSEKQRAGPSDPFGYGCKNIGLNGDTGEIEYLIFNTNPISIAQRSKTILNEHTKFSSAVSGYIAAVRDLACELLDLIGEGLWVPDTSVFSRLIRDVDSDSVFRLNHYPHLHNKKDICKDNDTSPSSISNISKVGFGEHSDPQLLTLLRSNDVGGLQISPQDGVWVSVPSDPTAYWVNVGDVLQPLHFMVSGGPEFQSITNQCVFLVWGIRPIG
- the LOC103403504 gene encoding gibberellin 2-beta-dioxygenase 2-like isoform X1; protein product: MVVASPNPTRNEKIQAVDLPIIDLSAERSQVRKLIVKACEDYGFFKVINHGVPKDIISKVEEQSLSFFAQPVSEKQRAGPSDPFGYGCKNIGLNGDTGEIEYLIFNTNPISIAQRSKTILNEHTKFSSAVSGYIAAVRDLACELLDLIGEGLWVPDTSVFSRLIRDVDSDSVFRLNHYPHLHNKKDICKDNDTSPSSISNISKVGFGEHSDPQLLTLLRSNDVGGLQISPQDGVWVSVPSDPTAYWVNVGDVLQAMTNGRFVSVRHRALTNPSKSRMSMAYFAASSLNACLSALPEMVTPEKPRLYKPFTWAEYKKTTHSLRLGENRLNLFRISTNDECFIDQPLE